A single genomic interval of bacterium harbors:
- a CDS encoding ABC transporter substrate-binding protein gives MRRFVALALGLAMLAGPWLGAPSGAGAQPKTQITIGIGAEPLTLMGATVVDWTTNAQIENVYDLLFTRDPKTEKILPWLATGYRVIDDRTWEFMLRQGVRFHDGEPFTADAVKFTLEYILDPKNKTHYLPRFKPVDRVDVVNDHTVRIHTSEPMPVLLSYLSLPGLFILAPEYVRKVGVDYASAHPAGTGPYRFKEWVRGERLVLERNPNYWAGTPKIQTVVFQVIPEFSARLAALLSGQIDVMKDVPPQAVDTVNRSGRAQVRSTVSSRINYLALETLHPGPMQNPKVRQAMIYAVNVDELIKTVLGGQATRICGYVSRFDSGYDPAIRCTGYDPNKAAQMLQEAGYDPKKLALTLDTPSGRYPLDKEVSEAIAAQLGKLGITVHVQVNEWRSHLDKIINRKAGDMFFLGWGPDLEPSGTVGQLFVGSLTYSSFGDPRIEDMIHKAEVTVEPKANAAAFRKVQEALVPLAPWVPLWQQHDLYGVANWIAWRPRPDEKVWMWEAAPK, from the coding sequence ATGCGGCGGTTCGTTGCGCTCGCGCTCGGCCTGGCGATGCTGGCCGGTCCCTGGTTGGGGGCACCCTCCGGCGCCGGCGCGCAGCCCAAGACGCAGATCACGATCGGCATCGGCGCGGAGCCGTTGACGCTCATGGGCGCCACGGTGGTGGACTGGACCACCAACGCGCAGATCGAGAACGTGTACGACCTCTTGTTCACGCGTGATCCCAAGACGGAGAAGATCCTGCCGTGGCTGGCGACGGGGTATCGGGTGATCGACGACCGGACGTGGGAGTTCATGCTGCGGCAGGGTGTGCGCTTCCACGACGGCGAGCCGTTCACGGCCGACGCCGTGAAGTTCACGCTCGAGTACATCCTCGACCCCAAGAACAAGACACATTACCTGCCGCGCTTCAAACCGGTCGATCGTGTGGACGTCGTCAACGACCACACCGTCCGAATCCATACCTCGGAGCCCATGCCGGTGCTGCTGAGTTACCTCTCGCTGCCCGGACTGTTCATCCTGGCGCCGGAGTATGTGCGCAAGGTCGGCGTCGACTACGCGTCGGCACACCCGGCCGGCACCGGGCCGTACAGGTTCAAGGAATGGGTCCGGGGCGAGCGGCTGGTCCTTGAACGGAATCCGAATTACTGGGCCGGGACGCCCAAGATCCAGACGGTCGTCTTCCAGGTGATCCCGGAGTTCAGCGCGCGACTCGCGGCGCTCCTGTCGGGTCAGATCGACGTGATGAAGGACGTGCCCCCGCAGGCCGTCGACACCGTCAACCGAAGCGGACGGGCGCAGGTGCGCTCGACGGTGAGCTCCCGGATCAACTACCTCGCGCTGGAAACGCTGCACCCGGGTCCGATGCAGAATCCGAAGGTGCGGCAGGCAATGATCTACGCCGTGAATGTCGATGAGCTTATCAAGACCGTGCTGGGAGGCCAGGCCACCCGGATCTGCGGGTACGTCAGCCGCTTTGATTCGGGATACGATCCGGCGATCAGGTGCACCGGCTACGACCCCAACAAGGCGGCGCAGATGCTTCAGGAGGCGGGGTACGATCCGAAGAAACTCGCCCTGACGCTCGATACACCGAGCGGGCGGTACCCGCTCGACAAGGAAGTGTCCGAGGCGATCGCGGCGCAGCTCGGCAAGTTGGGGATCACCGTGCACGTGCAGGTGAACGAGTGGCGCAGCCACCTCGACAAGATCATCAACCGCAAGGCGGGGGACATGTTCTTCCTCGGCTGGGGACCGGACCTCGAGCCGAGCGGAACGGTCGGGCAGCTCTTCGTTGGGAGTCTCACCTACAGCAGTTTCGGCGATCCGCGGATCGAGGACATGATCCACAAGGCCGAGGTCACGGTCGAGCCTAAGGCCAACGC
- a CDS encoding Xaa-Pro peptidase family protein, whose product MGYLSRRVYEDRLARIRRDLEEADLAALAVLTPENFLYVSGHFLDVQPWERPVAAIVPRDGGPFLVMHELSTNHVRYADEHRSIWIPEVHFYAEHYRLQHRTHVTPQWPQMVADLLRRKGIRRGRLGVDSTAGPIVRVPDLLPGLTLADAGRILREMRLVKCEEELALIRQGAELSDWGQARYREHLAPGRPLAEIDTLVLHELAQEAVRRFPDYKVELRVAGLTGPNAACPHGVSGDYGQMVERGHGIVNIIIPRLNGYVCENERTFFVGSPTPEQAAAFDAAVEAQDAAATAFVEGATAADVDAAAQGVFERRGFGDRVIHRTGHGIGLAGHEYPDDIAFSYRPLTENEVWSCEPGIYLYGVGGFRHDDTVIVKRGRPEITTKFPRDLESQTVPVRGGR is encoded by the coding sequence ATGGGTTATCTCAGCCGCCGTGTCTACGAGGATCGTCTCGCCCGCATTCGTCGCGACCTTGAGGAAGCCGATCTCGCGGCGCTCGCGGTCCTGACGCCGGAGAACTTCCTCTATGTTTCCGGCCACTTTCTCGACGTGCAGCCATGGGAGCGGCCGGTGGCCGCGATCGTGCCGCGCGACGGCGGGCCGTTCCTCGTGATGCACGAGCTGTCGACGAATCACGTCCGCTACGCCGACGAGCACCGCTCGATATGGATTCCGGAGGTGCACTTCTACGCGGAGCACTATCGCCTCCAGCATCGGACGCATGTCACGCCGCAGTGGCCGCAGATGGTGGCGGATCTGCTGCGGCGGAAGGGGATCCGGCGCGGCCGGCTCGGCGTCGACAGTACGGCCGGACCGATTGTGCGCGTCCCGGATCTCCTGCCGGGCCTGACGCTCGCCGACGCCGGGCGGATTCTCCGCGAGATGCGGCTTGTGAAGTGCGAGGAAGAACTGGCGTTGATTCGCCAGGGCGCCGAACTGAGCGACTGGGGGCAGGCGCGATATCGCGAGCACCTGGCGCCCGGCCGGCCGCTCGCGGAGATCGACACGCTCGTCCTTCACGAGCTCGCGCAGGAGGCGGTCCGCCGGTTCCCCGACTACAAAGTCGAACTCCGCGTCGCCGGACTCACCGGACCCAACGCCGCGTGTCCGCACGGCGTCAGCGGTGACTACGGCCAGATGGTCGAGCGCGGGCACGGGATCGTGAACATCATCATTCCCCGGCTCAATGGCTACGTTTGCGAAAACGAGCGAACATTCTTCGTTGGCTCACCGACTCCCGAGCAGGCCGCGGCGTTCGACGCGGCGGTCGAGGCCCAGGACGCGGCGGCGACCGCGTTCGTCGAGGGCGCGACGGCGGCCGACGTGGACGCCGCCGCCCAAGGCGTCTTCGAGCGGCGCGGGTTCGGCGACCGGGTCATCCACCGTACCGGGCACGGGATCGGCCTCGCCGGCCACGAGTATCCCGACGACATCGCCTTCAGCTACCGTCCGCTTACGGAGAACGAGGTGTGGAGCTGCGAGCCCGGCATCTACCTCTACGGTGTCGGCGGCTTCCGGCACGACGACACGGTCATCGTGAAACGCGGCCGGCCGGAGATCACGACGAAGTTCCCGCGTGACCTCGAGTCTCAGACGGTGCCGGTGAGGGGAGGGCGATAG
- a CDS encoding LuxR C-terminal-related transcriptional regulator — protein MLASTRLLTLTGAGGSGKTRLALRLAAGVLGGYPDGVWFVDLASVTDGALVPNSVALALDAPEQPTQPLADTLAEYLRTKTLLLVLDNCEHLGDGCQMLANRLLRHSPGLRILATSREVLGVDGEATYRVPPLRVPEVHEAPPVTDLAQYDAVRLFTERAALNQPGFALTSDNAAAIVQICQRLDGMPLAIEFAAARVVVLSVEQIAARLDDRFRLLTARSKKTLPRHQTLRATLDWSHDLLTEHERTLFRRLSVFTGGFTLEAAEQVCAAAGIAGPDVLNLVGRLVDKSLVIVDERDRHARYRLLESVRQYGRERLDESGDAEVIQRQHRDWYLDFAERATTKLRGPEQDMWLSRLEIEHDNLRAALGWSKAVRDAAAVLRLAGALTWFWFMSEHWSEGRQWVEDALAAGGAATPLQVFRAKWGVILFSLAQGDLSRACELTEGLSVSAELMRDRECSMIAHIAEGILAPEIGKPDRAIALLEEAVARAQELGDQWLLAFALTQLSANVRKRGYYARAADLCAESTRLFEQLGDRWRVSVALRNMGITLLCNGAFDGAAAAFGRAIRLRTPAQNGWVAFQCLEGLACVACAQGAHERAAILFAAALPIQEYLRSRRDRDFWLQVEHYLARTRASLSDQAFEAARNSGQAMTLDQAVEFAVGPAGSEMAVGRPRRPNGPSDDPLTTREREVVRLLARGSTNREIATTLVISGRTAEGHVQSILNKLGLSTRAQVAVWAVDHGFRPPSA, from the coding sequence TTGCTCGCGTCCACCCGACTTCTGACCCTCACCGGCGCGGGCGGTTCGGGTAAGACGAGACTCGCCCTCCGGCTAGCCGCCGGTGTCCTCGGCGGGTACCCTGACGGCGTGTGGTTCGTCGATTTGGCCTCGGTGACCGATGGGGCGCTCGTTCCGAACAGCGTCGCGCTGGCCCTCGACGCCCCGGAACAGCCCACCCAACCGCTGGCCGACACGCTGGCGGAGTACTTGCGAACAAAGACGCTGCTGCTCGTGCTGGACAACTGTGAGCATCTCGGCGATGGGTGTCAGATGCTGGCGAATCGCCTGCTGCGCCACAGCCCTGGCCTTCGCATCTTGGCAACCAGCCGTGAGGTGCTGGGCGTCGATGGCGAGGCGACGTACCGAGTCCCGCCGCTGCGGGTGCCGGAGGTGCACGAAGCGCCGCCCGTGACAGACCTTGCGCAGTACGACGCGGTCCGTCTGTTCACCGAACGGGCGGCCCTCAATCAGCCGGGCTTCGCGCTCACGAGCGACAACGCCGCGGCGATCGTGCAGATCTGCCAGCGGCTGGATGGTATGCCCCTGGCCATCGAGTTTGCCGCCGCCCGTGTAGTGGTATTGTCGGTCGAGCAGATCGCGGCGCGGCTCGACGATCGGTTCCGGCTGTTGACGGCCCGGTCGAAGAAGACCCTCCCGCGTCACCAAACCCTCCGGGCGACCCTGGACTGGAGCCACGATCTGCTGACGGAACATGAACGGACGCTGTTCAGGCGGCTCTCTGTCTTCACGGGCGGGTTCACGTTGGAAGCGGCCGAACAGGTCTGCGCGGCGGCCGGCATCGCAGGCCCAGACGTTCTGAACCTCGTGGGTCGCCTGGTCGATAAGTCACTCGTCATTGTGGATGAACGGGACCGGCACGCGCGGTATCGCCTGCTGGAGAGTGTGCGCCAGTACGGCCGCGAGCGGCTCGACGAGTCCGGAGACGCTGAGGTTATTCAGCGTCAGCATCGAGACTGGTATCTCGACTTCGCCGAGCGCGCGACCACGAAGTTGCGCGGCCCCGAGCAGGACATGTGGCTCAGCCGCCTCGAGATCGAGCACGACAACCTCCGGGCGGCGCTCGGATGGAGCAAGGCGGTTAGAGATGCGGCCGCAGTACTGCGGTTGGCCGGCGCCCTCACCTGGTTCTGGTTCATGAGCGAACACTGGAGTGAGGGCCGGCAATGGGTCGAGGATGCCCTCGCGGCCGGTGGGGCGGCGACGCCGCTCCAGGTGTTCAGGGCGAAGTGGGGCGTCATTCTGTTTTCGCTGGCCCAAGGAGACCTCAGCCGGGCCTGCGAGTTGACCGAGGGCCTGAGCGTCAGTGCCGAGCTCATGCGTGACAGGGAGTGTTCGATGATCGCACATATCGCGGAAGGCATTTTGGCGCCCGAGATCGGGAAACCGGACCGGGCGATCGCCTTGCTCGAAGAGGCCGTCGCTCGTGCGCAAGAACTTGGCGATCAATGGCTGCTGGCATTCGCCCTCACGCAACTGTCGGCAAATGTGCGGAAGCGAGGCTACTACGCGCGGGCGGCCGATCTCTGCGCCGAAAGCACGCGGCTCTTTGAGCAACTCGGCGATCGGTGGCGCGTGTCCGTGGCGCTTCGCAACATGGGCATCACCTTGCTGTGCAACGGCGCGTTCGACGGCGCCGCGGCGGCCTTCGGCAGAGCCATCCGCCTGCGCACGCCGGCCCAGAATGGATGGGTCGCCTTTCAGTGCCTTGAGGGGTTGGCGTGCGTCGCCTGTGCGCAGGGTGCCCACGAACGAGCCGCCATCCTGTTCGCCGCCGCGCTGCCCATCCAAGAATATCTCCGGTCCCGTCGGGACCGAGACTTCTGGTTACAGGTTGAACACTACCTGGCCCGCACTCGTGCTTCCTTGAGCGACCAAGCGTTTGAGGCCGCGCGGAATTCGGGACAGGCGATGACGCTCGACCAGGCCGTCGAGTTCGCGGTGGGACCGGCAGGGTCGGAGATGGCGGTCGGCCGGCCGCGGCGCCCGAACGGACCAAGCGACGACCCTTTGACGACCCGCGAACGTGAGGTAGTCCGGCTCCTGGCTCGTGGCTCGACGAACCGGGAGATTGCCACGACCCTCGTGATCTCGGGGCGGACGGCCGAGGGCCACGTGCAGAGCATCCTCAACAAGCTCGGCCTCAGCACGCGCGCGCAGGTGGCCGTCTGGGCGGTTGACCACGGCTTTCGCCCGCCTTCCGCCTGA
- a CDS encoding sulfurtransferase encodes MPRGYAQPEVLVETSWLGDHLRDPAVRVVEISENVTLYDQGHIPGAVHFNWQTQLQDRVRRDWISKEQFEQLLGTFGIDNNSTLVLYGDKNNWFAAYTFWLCKMFGVDRVRILNGGRAKWIAEGRPLSTDPPAHPRATFRAKEPDLNIRAFRDQVQARIGVDGVALVDVRSPQEFTGELIAMPAYPQEGAQRGGHIPGAHNIPWGQNVREDGTFKEAEDLRRLYESRGVHPDNEIIAYCRIGERSSLTWFTLTYLLGYPRVRNYDGSWTEWGSLVGAPVERTA; translated from the coding sequence ATGCCGAGGGGCTACGCGCAACCGGAAGTGTTGGTCGAGACAAGTTGGCTCGGCGACCACCTACGCGATCCCGCAGTGCGGGTGGTCGAAATCTCCGAGAACGTCACGCTGTACGATCAGGGTCACATCCCGGGCGCCGTTCACTTTAACTGGCAGACGCAGCTGCAAGACCGAGTCCGCCGGGACTGGATCTCCAAAGAGCAATTCGAGCAGTTGCTCGGGACCTTTGGGATCGACAACAACAGCACGCTGGTGCTCTACGGCGACAAGAACAACTGGTTCGCCGCGTACACGTTCTGGCTGTGCAAGATGTTCGGGGTCGATCGGGTCCGCATTCTCAACGGCGGCCGTGCGAAGTGGATCGCGGAGGGCCGGCCCCTGAGCACCGACCCGCCCGCCCACCCGCGGGCGACCTTCCGCGCTAAGGAGCCCGACCTCAACATCCGGGCATTTCGAGATCAGGTGCAGGCACGCATCGGCGTGGACGGCGTTGCGCTCGTCGACGTGCGGTCGCCCCAAGAGTTCACCGGAGAACTCATCGCGATGCCGGCGTACCCGCAGGAGGGGGCGCAGCGCGGCGGCCACATCCCGGGCGCGCACAACATTCCCTGGGGCCAAAACGTGCGCGAGGACGGCACCTTCAAGGAGGCGGAGGACCTTCGCCGCCTGTACGAAAGCCGCGGCGTCCACCCGGACAACGAGATCATCGCGTACTGCCGGATCGGCGAGCGCTCGTCGTTGACCTGGTTCACGCTCACGTACCTACTCGGGTACCCCCGCGTCCGTAACTACGACGGCTCGTGGACGGAGTGGGGGAGTCTAGTCGGCGCGCCGGTCGAGCGGACCGCGTAG
- a CDS encoding DUF1264 domain-containing protein → MKHIGWRTVPVVLAFTTAATVATLSSGRLGPEAAAGGGGPRPSDGWTLHITAKMHFPGKPDMLAHHFCKQVAGGLIECQLYDSGAPDARLVGVETIVPSATYAKFSAAEKAQWHYHRVEIPLVSAAVLDMSPDQAEKVVNSIVDTYGKIYLLWDPSRQSMPTGQPSVTILPLPKAK, encoded by the coding sequence ATGAAGCACATCGGATGGCGCACCGTTCCGGTCGTGCTCGCGTTTACCACCGCCGCGACGGTGGCGACCCTCAGCTCGGGCCGTCTCGGCCCGGAGGCCGCGGCCGGGGGAGGCGGCCCGCGACCCAGCGACGGTTGGACCCTGCACATCACCGCGAAGATGCACTTCCCAGGAAAACCTGATATGCTGGCGCACCACTTCTGCAAGCAGGTCGCCGGCGGCCTGATCGAGTGCCAGCTCTACGACAGCGGGGCGCCGGACGCCCGGCTCGTCGGGGTCGAGACGATCGTCCCTTCCGCGACCTACGCGAAGTTCTCCGCGGCGGAAAAGGCGCAGTGGCACTACCACCGAGTCGAAATTCCCCTCGTCTCGGCGGCGGTCCTCGACATGTCTCCGGACCAGGCGGAGAAGGTCGTCAACTCAATCGTGGACACCTACGGAAAGATCTACCTGCTTTGGGATCCGTCCCGCCAAAGCATGCCAACCGGGCAGCCGAGCGTGACCATTCTGCCCCTGCCGAAGGCGAAGTGA
- a CDS encoding FAD-binding oxidoreductase: protein MPERAAVATLKASLRGELIGRDDAAYEAARKVHNGMIDRHPVLVARCTDAGDVITALRFGREQGLPISVRCGGHSAAGLGVVDDGLVIDLAPIRYARVDPAARTVRVGGGTTLGDVDHATHAYGMAVPAGIISTTGVGGLTLGGGLGHLTRKCGLSIDNLLEADMVLADGRSVTVGPESHPDLFWAIRGGGGNFGIVTSFLFRLQPISTVCAGPTLWPVEDASEVLAWYREFMAGAPDDVAGFFAFLTIPPVPLFPEALHLKKMCGVLWCYTGPAERLESALLAPVRRFKTPALEHVGPVPLPALQTLFDPLYPPGLQWYWKADFLNEIATASIPKHVEHGAAMPTMLSSMHMYPIDGAAARVGAHDTAWAYRDAKFAMVIIGVDPDPAKKDIITRWSRDYWNAIHPYSAGGAYVNFMMDEGEDRIQATYRGNYARLAAVKRQYDPENVFRVNQNIKPAAA from the coding sequence ATGCCAGAGCGGGCAGCGGTGGCAACGCTCAAGGCCAGCTTGCGGGGTGAACTAATCGGTCGCGATGACGCGGCCTACGAGGCGGCTCGGAAGGTACACAATGGTATGATCGACCGGCATCCCGTGTTAGTCGCCCGGTGCACAGACGCCGGCGACGTGATCACGGCCCTGCGTTTTGGGCGGGAGCAGGGCCTGCCGATTTCCGTGCGCTGCGGCGGGCACAGCGCCGCGGGCCTCGGCGTCGTGGACGACGGACTCGTGATCGACCTCGCCCCGATCCGATATGCTCGGGTCGACCCGGCGGCCCGCACGGTGCGCGTCGGCGGCGGGACGACGCTTGGGGACGTCGACCATGCGACCCACGCCTACGGGATGGCGGTGCCGGCCGGAATCATCTCGACCACCGGTGTCGGCGGGCTGACGCTCGGCGGCGGGCTCGGCCACCTGACGCGCAAGTGCGGGCTCTCGATCGACAACCTGCTCGAGGCCGACATGGTGCTGGCCGACGGGCGGTCGGTGACTGTGGGGCCGGAGTCCCATCCGGACCTCTTCTGGGCAATCCGCGGCGGCGGCGGGAACTTCGGCATCGTCACGTCGTTTCTGTTCCGCTTGCAGCCGATCAGCACCGTCTGCGCCGGGCCGACACTCTGGCCGGTCGAGGATGCGTCCGAGGTGCTCGCGTGGTACCGGGAGTTCATGGCGGGGGCCCCCGACGACGTGGCGGGATTCTTCGCCTTCCTCACGATCCCGCCCGTGCCGCTCTTTCCCGAGGCACTGCACCTCAAGAAGATGTGCGGCGTGCTGTGGTGCTATACGGGCCCGGCGGAGCGGCTGGAGTCGGCGCTGCTCGCGCCCGTGCGGCGGTTCAAGACGCCGGCCCTCGAGCACGTCGGCCCGGTGCCGCTCCCGGCGCTCCAGACGCTCTTCGACCCGCTGTACCCGCCCGGGCTGCAATGGTATTGGAAGGCGGACTTCCTCAACGAGATCGCCACGGCGTCGATCCCGAAGCACGTCGAGCACGGGGCGGCGATGCCGACGATGTTGTCGAGCATGCACATGTACCCGATCGACGGCGCGGCGGCGCGGGTCGGCGCGCACGACACCGCGTGGGCGTACCGCGACGCGAAGTTCGCGATGGTCATCATCGGCGTCGATCCGGATCCGGCGAAGAAGGACATCATCACCCGGTGGAGCCGAGACTACTGGAACGCCATCCATCCGTACTCGGCCGGCGGCGCCTACGTCAACTTCATGATGGACGAGGGCGAGGACCGCATCCAGGCGACCTACCGTGGCAATTATGCGCGCTTGGCGGCTGTGAAGCGGCAGTACGATCCCGAGAACGTGTTCCGCGTGAACCAGAACATCAAGCCCGCGGCCGCATAA
- a CDS encoding DUF1059 domain-containing protein — MAKVYLINCRDAGVDCNFQARGSSLEEVIQLCAEHAIKEHNMMAFGPELYTKMRRCVKTLEAETSG; from the coding sequence ATGGCGAAGGTGTATCTCATCAATTGCCGTGACGCCGGCGTTGATTGCAACTTTCAGGCCCGGGGTTCAAGCTTGGAAGAGGTCATCCAACTCTGTGCTGAGCACGCTATCAAGGAGCACAATATGATGGCGTTTGGCCCCGAACTGTATACGAAGATGCGACGTTGTGTGAAGACCCTGGAGGCAGAGACATCAGGGTGA
- a CDS encoding YraN family protein, with product MEPHSGAGLPARPGIRPLRGRIGEDAAAAALAARGYRVLARNVRMGRGEIDLVCEHDGDVVFVEVKARRGAAFGTPAEAVTARKQRALVALASRYLVRTGRGDRPCRFDVVEVWLDAGNRPIRADVLRDAFQG from the coding sequence TTGGAGCCGCATTCAGGTGCCGGTCTCCCCGCGCGACCGGGAATCCGCCCGCTGCGCGGCCGCATCGGCGAGGACGCCGCCGCGGCCGCGCTGGCCGCGCGCGGCTACCGCGTCCTGGCGCGGAATGTCCGGATGGGGCGCGGGGAGATCGATCTCGTGTGCGAGCACGACGGCGACGTCGTCTTCGTCGAGGTCAAGGCCCGGCGCGGCGCCGCTTTCGGGACACCGGCGGAAGCGGTCACCGCGCGGAAACAGCGCGCGCTCGTCGCGCTGGCCTCGCGGTACTTGGTCCGCACGGGGCGGGGGGACCGCCCGTGCCGGTTCGACGTAGTCGAGGTGTGGCTGGACGCCGGCAACCGGCCGATCCGCGCCGACGTCCTGCGGGACGCGTTTCAGGGCTAA
- a CDS encoding ribonuclease HII, with protein MRLIDLRQLTVADVVRRLDEYRVPPESLLRSLARDRRALVRRLAVRAREAAAAARAEAARLRGLYREERRRVRAGYVVAGIDEVGCGPLAGPVLAAAVVLRPAPPIRGLDDSKRLRAGEREALAAEIRAHATAFAVAEASVAEIDRFNIIGATRLAMQRAVAQLAAPPSFLLIDGRHVLPGGVPQSAIVKGDGSCACIAAASIVAKVARDRLMLELDRQYPEYGFARHKGYATAEHLAALDRHGPSPVHRRAFLPERQLPLFEPVLLGGP; from the coding sequence GTGCGGCTGATCGACCTCCGGCAGCTCACGGTGGCCGACGTCGTCCGGCGTCTCGACGAGTACCGCGTTCCTCCCGAATCCCTGCTCCGTAGCCTGGCCCGCGACCGGCGCGCCCTCGTGCGCCGTCTGGCCGTGCGGGCCCGGGAGGCGGCCGCCGCGGCCCGGGCCGAGGCGGCGCGGCTGCGCGGCCTCTACCGCGAGGAGCGTCGGCGCGTCCGCGCCGGCTACGTGGTGGCCGGCATCGACGAGGTGGGGTGCGGCCCCCTGGCCGGGCCGGTCTTGGCCGCTGCGGTTGTGCTGCGGCCGGCGCCGCCGATCCGCGGCCTCGACGACAGCAAGCGGCTGCGCGCCGGGGAACGCGAGGCCCTCGCCGCGGAGATTCGCGCGCACGCGACGGCGTTCGCCGTGGCCGAGGCGTCGGTCGCCGAGATCGACCGGTTCAACATCATCGGCGCGACGCGGCTCGCGATGCAGCGGGCGGTCGCCCAACTGGCGGCGCCTCCGAGTTTTCTCCTCATCGACGGCCGGCACGTCCTGCCGGGCGGAGTCCCGCAGTCCGCGATCGTCAAAGGCGACGGGTCGTGCGCCTGCATCGCCGCCGCGTCGATCGTGGCCAAGGTGGCGCGCGATCGGCTCATGCTGGAGCTGGACCGGCAGTATCCCGAATACGGCTTCGCCCGGCACAAGGGCTATGCGACGGCCGAGCATCTCGCCGCGCTGGATCGCCACGGCCCGTCGCCGGTTCACCGGCGTGCGTTCCTTCCCGAGCGCCAGCTCCCGTTGTTCGAGCCCGTACTCCTCGGAGGGCCCTGA
- the lepB gene encoding signal peptidase I: protein MASLSIPSMILGVSALLVASRVIVKRTYRIPPVVRTSIVETLDACIFAAVLSLVIITFVVQAFYIPSGSMEPTLMINDRILVAKFLYRLEPVARGDVIVFRYPLNPQRDFVKRIIGLPGDRALLKEGVVYINGERISEKSYTIKPDFGNYGPVIVPRGEYFVLGDNRNNSEDSRFFGYVPRANIIGKAIFIYWPPQRIGFVH from the coding sequence GTGGCGTCCCTCAGCATCCCCTCGATGATTCTGGGGGTGTCGGCGTTATTGGTGGCCTCCCGGGTGATCGTCAAGCGCACGTACCGGATTCCGCCGGTCGTCCGCACCTCGATTGTCGAAACTCTCGATGCCTGCATCTTCGCCGCCGTGCTCAGCTTGGTCATCATCACCTTTGTCGTCCAGGCCTTCTACATTCCGTCGGGCTCCATGGAGCCGACGCTCATGATCAACGACCGGATCCTGGTCGCCAAGTTCCTGTACCGCTTGGAGCCCGTCGCCCGCGGGGACGTGATCGTCTTCCGCTACCCGCTCAACCCGCAGCGCGACTTCGTCAAGCGGATCATCGGATTGCCGGGCGATCGGGCGCTGCTCAAAGAAGGCGTCGTCTACATCAATGGTGAACGCATTTCGGAGAAGAGCTACACCATCAAGCCGGATTTCGGCAACTACGGGCCGGTGATCGTCCCGCGCGGTGAGTACTTTGTTCTCGGCGACAACCGGAACAACAGCGAAGACAGCCGGTTCTTCGGCTACGTGCCGCGTGCCAATATCATCGGCAAAGCGATTTTCATCTACTGGCCGCCGCAGCGCATCGGCTTCGTCCACTGA
- the rplS gene encoding 50S ribosomal protein L19: protein MERLDAIERQQLKPGLPPFGAGDTVRVHMKVAEGGRDRLQAFEGTVIGRRGGGLRAAFTVRRVSHGVGVERTFPLHSPRIEKIEILRKGRVRRAKLYYLREKIGRESRIKEKR from the coding sequence ATGGAGAGGCTCGACGCGATCGAACGGCAGCAACTGAAGCCGGGGTTGCCGCCGTTCGGCGCCGGCGACACCGTGCGGGTCCACATGAAGGTCGCGGAGGGCGGGCGGGACCGCCTCCAGGCCTTTGAGGGCACCGTGATCGGGCGCCGCGGCGGCGGGCTGCGGGCCGCGTTCACGGTCCGCCGCGTTTCCCACGGCGTCGGCGTCGAGCGAACCTTTCCGCTGCATTCTCCCCGCATCGAGAAGATCGAGATCCTCCGCAAAGGGCGCGTACGCCGCGCCAAGCTCTACTACCTGCGGGAGAAGATCGGCCGGGAGAGCCGGATCAAGGAGAAGCGCTAG